A single region of the Paraburkholderia megapolitana genome encodes:
- the bamA gene encoding outer membrane protein assembly factor BamA — translation MFKPHRLVPKTVVAAAFAAHGLVAHATTPFVVQDIRIEGLQRVEAGTVFSYLPIKQGDTFSDDKASEAIRALYATGFFNDVKIATEGNVVIVQVQERPAIGTIDFSGIHEFDKDNLTKALRAVGLSQGRYYDKALVDKAEQELKRQYLTRGYYAAEVTTTVTPIDRNRVSLLFSVIEGPSAKIRQINFIGNKAFSTSTLRDEMQQSTPNWFSWYTKNDLYSKEKLTGDLENIRSYYLNRGYLEFNIDSTQVSISPDKKDMYLTVTLHEGEPYTISSIKLGGNLLDREAELTKLIKIKPGDRFSAEKLQATTKTIVDKLGEYGYAFATVNALPQIDQEHHKVDLTLQVDPSRRVYVRRINVVGNTRTRDEVVRREMRQLESSWFDSNRLALSKDRINRLGYFTDVDVTTIPVEGTPDQVDVDVKVTEKPTGAITLGAGFSSTDKVVLSAGVSQDNVFGSGTSLSVNVNTAKTYRTLTVTQVDPYFTVDGIKRITDVYYRTYQPLYYSTNSSFRIVTVGGDLKFGIPFSEVDTVYFGAGLEQNTLDVDSATPQSYIDYVNNFGRVSNNVPLTVGWSRDARDSALVPSRGYFTQANAEYGTPAGRTQYYKADVQAQYYYSFARGFVLGLNLQGGYGNGLAGKPYPIFKNYYAGGIGSVRGYEPSSLGPRDATTGDPIGGNEMVVGNIELTFPLPGTGYDRTLRVFTFLDGGNVWGNEGNSVGANGLRYGYGVGLAWISPIGPLKLSLGFPLQKHTGDQYQKFQFQIGTAF, via the coding sequence TTGTTTAAACCTCATCGCTTGGTACCTAAGACTGTTGTAGCCGCGGCATTCGCCGCGCATGGGCTGGTGGCTCACGCGACGACACCATTCGTGGTGCAGGACATCCGGATCGAGGGGCTGCAACGCGTCGAAGCCGGCACGGTGTTCTCATATCTGCCGATCAAGCAAGGCGATACATTCAGCGACGACAAGGCTTCCGAAGCGATCCGCGCGCTGTACGCGACGGGTTTCTTCAACGACGTCAAGATCGCGACCGAAGGCAACGTCGTGATCGTGCAGGTGCAGGAACGTCCTGCCATCGGCACGATCGACTTCTCCGGCATCCACGAATTCGACAAGGACAACCTGACCAAGGCGCTGCGCGCGGTCGGTTTGTCGCAAGGTCGTTACTACGACAAGGCGCTCGTCGACAAGGCCGAGCAGGAACTGAAGCGCCAGTACCTGACGCGCGGCTACTACGCAGCCGAAGTCACGACCACGGTCACGCCGATCGACCGTAATCGCGTGTCGCTGCTGTTCTCGGTGATCGAAGGGCCGAGCGCGAAGATCCGCCAGATCAACTTCATCGGTAACAAGGCGTTCAGCACGAGCACGCTGCGCGACGAGATGCAGCAGTCCACACCGAACTGGTTCTCGTGGTACACGAAGAACGATCTGTACTCGAAGGAAAAGCTCACCGGCGACCTCGAAAACATCCGCTCGTACTACCTGAATCGCGGCTATCTCGAGTTCAACATCGACTCGACGCAGGTTTCGATTTCGCCGGACAAGAAGGACATGTACCTGACGGTGACGCTGCACGAAGGCGAGCCGTACACGATTTCGAGCATCAAGCTGGGCGGTAACCTGCTGGACCGCGAGGCGGAGCTCACCAAGCTGATCAAGATCAAACCGGGCGATCGCTTCTCGGCCGAAAAACTGCAGGCCACGACGAAGACGATCGTCGACAAGCTCGGCGAGTACGGTTATGCGTTCGCCACCGTGAACGCGTTGCCGCAGATCGATCAGGAGCATCACAAGGTCGACCTCACGCTGCAGGTCGATCCGAGCCGCCGCGTGTATGTGCGGCGCATCAACGTGGTCGGCAACACGCGCACGCGCGACGAAGTCGTGCGCCGCGAAATGCGCCAGCTCGAAAGCTCGTGGTTCGATTCGAACCGGCTCGCGCTGTCGAAGGACCGGATCAACCGTCTCGGCTACTTCACCGACGTCGACGTCACGACGATCCCGGTGGAAGGCACGCCCGACCAGGTCGACGTGGACGTCAAGGTGACCGAGAAGCCAACCGGCGCGATTACGCTGGGCGCGGGCTTTTCGTCGACGGACAAGGTCGTGCTGTCGGCGGGGGTGTCGCAGGACAACGTGTTCGGTTCGGGTACGAGCCTGTCGGTCAACGTCAACACCGCCAAGACGTACCGTACGCTGACGGTCACCCAGGTCGACCCGTACTTCACGGTGGACGGCATCAAGCGGATCACCGACGTCTACTACCGCACGTATCAGCCGCTGTACTACTCGACCAATTCGAGCTTCCGCATCGTGACGGTGGGTGGCGACCTGAAGTTCGGTATTCCGTTTTCGGAAGTCGACACGGTGTACTTCGGCGCGGGCCTCGAGCAGAACACGCTCGACGTCGATTCGGCCACGCCGCAAAGCTACATCGACTACGTGAACAACTTCGGCCGCGTGTCGAACAACGTACCGCTCACTGTAGGCTGGTCGCGCGATGCGCGCGATAGCGCGCTCGTGCCGAGCCGCGGCTACTTCACGCAGGCGAACGCCGAATACGGCACGCCGGCAGGGCGTACGCAATACTACAAGGCCGACGTTCAGGCGCAGTACTATTACTCGTTCGCACGCGGTTTCGTGCTCGGCCTGAACCTGCAGGGCGGCTACGGTAACGGGCTCGCCGGCAAGCCATATCCGATTTTCAAGAATTACTACGCGGGCGGTATCGGTTCGGTGCGGGGTTACGAGCCAAGCTCGCTGGGTCCGCGCGACGCGACGACGGGAGACCCGATCGGCGGTAACGAGATGGTGGTCGGCAATATCGAGTTGACGTTCCCGCTGCCGGGCACGGGCTACGACCGTACGCTGCGCGTTTTCACGTTCCTCGATGGCGGTAACGTCTGGGGTAACGAGGGCAACAGCGTCGGGGCGAACGGTCTGCGTTACGGCTACGGTGTCGGTCTGGCGTGGATCTCGCCGATCGGACCGTTGAAGCTGAGTCTCGGCTTCCCGCTGCAGAAGCACACCGGCGACCAGTATCAGAAATTCCAGTTCCAGATCGGGACAGCATTCTGA
- the rseP gene encoding RIP metalloprotease RseP produces MNLLIELLAFVVAIGVLVVVHEFGHYSVARLCGVKVLRFSIGFGKPLVQWVSGKTGTQWTIAALPLGGYVKMLDEREEGVPIPTAELPHAFNRQSVGKRIAIVAAGPIANFLLAIVLFAVVFATGVTEPAAIVATPAPDTVAARAGFDGGETVVAVREGDAGESEPVRSWSDLRWKLLGAAFDHRRVVLSAKDGRGTFDFPVDLRSVSDKDVDDDFMSRLGFEPGGGTLSVAGVEAGSAAQQAGLQPGDRLRAIDGKQADNASTFIAAIKAHAGKPVTLRVERGAERQQPGTLENIVIVPAARRDETTGQDVGRIGAELATQVPSLEVRYGPLESMQLGARRTWDLSVYSLRMFGRMIVGEASLKNLSGPVTIADYAGKSARLGPSAFLSFLALVSISLGVLNLLPIPVLDGGHLLYYLVEAVTGKVVSDRWQLVLQRAGLACIVALSAIALFNDLARLIHF; encoded by the coding sequence ATGAACCTGCTGATCGAACTCCTTGCCTTCGTGGTGGCGATCGGTGTGCTCGTCGTCGTACACGAGTTCGGCCATTACAGCGTCGCGCGTCTGTGCGGCGTGAAAGTACTGCGCTTCTCGATTGGTTTCGGCAAGCCGCTCGTGCAATGGGTCAGCGGTAAGACCGGTACGCAGTGGACGATCGCCGCGTTGCCGCTGGGCGGCTACGTGAAGATGCTCGACGAGCGTGAAGAGGGTGTACCCATCCCCACCGCCGAGCTGCCGCACGCCTTCAACCGTCAGTCGGTCGGCAAACGGATCGCGATCGTCGCGGCCGGTCCGATCGCCAATTTCCTGCTCGCTATCGTGCTGTTCGCCGTGGTCTTTGCGACGGGCGTAACCGAGCCGGCGGCGATTGTCGCGACTCCGGCTCCGGATACCGTCGCGGCGCGCGCGGGCTTCGATGGCGGCGAAACGGTCGTGGCGGTGCGCGAAGGCGACGCGGGCGAGTCCGAACCGGTGCGCTCATGGTCCGATCTGCGCTGGAAGCTGCTCGGAGCGGCCTTCGACCACCGTCGCGTGGTACTGAGCGCGAAGGACGGCCGCGGCACCTTCGATTTCCCCGTCGACCTGCGCAGCGTGTCGGACAAGGACGTCGACGACGATTTCATGTCGCGGCTTGGTTTCGAGCCGGGCGGTGGGACGTTGTCCGTGGCCGGTGTCGAGGCGGGCAGCGCGGCTCAACAGGCCGGATTGCAGCCGGGCGACAGGCTGCGCGCGATCGACGGCAAGCAGGCCGACAACGCCAGCACCTTCATCGCGGCCATCAAGGCACATGCGGGCAAGCCGGTCACTCTGCGGGTCGAACGCGGCGCCGAGAGACAGCAGCCCGGCACGCTCGAGAATATCGTGATCGTGCCCGCGGCCCGGCGCGACGAGACGACGGGCCAGGATGTCGGCCGCATCGGCGCCGAACTGGCCACCCAGGTGCCGTCGCTCGAAGTCCGTTACGGTCCGCTCGAAAGCATGCAACTGGGCGCGCGCCGCACGTGGGACCTCAGTGTTTACTCGCTGCGGATGTTCGGCCGGATGATCGTCGGCGAGGCCTCGCTGAAGAATCTGTCGGGCCCGGTGACGATTGCGGATTACGCAGGCAAGAGCGCGCGACTCGGTCCGTCGGCCTTTTTATCGTTCCTCGCGCTCGTCAGTATTAGTCTCGGCGTGCTCAACCTGTTACCAATTCCGGTTTTGGACGGGGGGCATCTGTTATATTATTTGGTTGAAGCTGTAACCGGCAAGGTTGTATCCGATCGCTGGCAGCTCGTTCTGCAGAGAGCGGGACTCGCCTGCATCGTCGCATTGTCGGCGATTGCGCTTTTCAACGATCTGGCTCGTTTAATCCATTTTTAA
- a CDS encoding 1-deoxy-D-xylulose-5-phosphate reductoisomerase yields the protein MHKRLTLLGSTGSIGDSTLDVVARHPERFSIYALSAHRNGDKLVEQCLRFSPEVAVVGDADTAAQVAAKLRAAGCKTEVTFGAQALVDVSENAACDTVVAAIVGAAGLAPTLAAARAGKRILLANKEALVMSGAIFMDAVRDHGAVLLPVDSEHNAIFQCLPREAALHGGVSKILLTASGGPFRTREPSTLVDVTPDEACKHPNWVMGRKISVDSATMMNKGLEVIEAHWLFGLPGERIEVLIHPQSVIHSLVSYADGSVLAQLGNPDMRTPIAHALAFPERVDSGVAPLDLVQVASLSFEKPDYARFPCLALAMKALAEGGVASAALNAANEVAVEAFLARKIGFMAIAQIVDAVLNALPNRSAGSLDDVLEADAAARRAAAGFVAGAYSTGGTSSTGRTERVAQ from the coding sequence ATGCACAAACGATTAACTTTGCTCGGTTCCACGGGCTCGATTGGAGACAGCACGCTCGACGTCGTCGCGCGTCATCCCGAGCGCTTCTCGATCTACGCGCTGAGCGCGCATCGCAACGGCGACAAGCTCGTCGAGCAATGCCTGCGCTTTAGCCCCGAAGTGGCGGTGGTCGGCGACGCCGATACTGCCGCGCAGGTTGCGGCGAAGCTGCGGGCCGCCGGTTGCAAGACCGAGGTGACGTTCGGCGCGCAGGCGCTCGTCGACGTGTCGGAAAATGCCGCCTGCGATACGGTGGTGGCGGCGATCGTCGGCGCAGCCGGCCTTGCTCCTACGCTGGCGGCGGCGCGCGCCGGCAAACGCATCCTGCTCGCGAACAAGGAAGCGCTGGTGATGTCCGGCGCGATCTTCATGGACGCGGTGCGCGACCACGGCGCGGTCCTGCTGCCGGTCGACAGCGAACACAACGCGATTTTCCAGTGTCTGCCGCGCGAAGCCGCGCTGCACGGCGGCGTCTCGAAGATCCTTCTGACCGCGTCGGGTGGTCCGTTCCGCACGCGCGAACCGTCGACGCTCGTCGACGTCACCCCCGACGAAGCCTGCAAGCACCCGAACTGGGTGATGGGCCGCAAGATCTCCGTCGATTCAGCCACGATGATGAACAAGGGCCTCGAAGTGATCGAGGCGCACTGGCTGTTCGGCCTGCCGGGCGAACGGATCGAGGTGCTGATCCATCCGCAGAGCGTGATCCATTCGCTGGTGTCGTATGCGGACGGTTCGGTGCTCGCGCAGCTCGGCAACCCCGACATGCGTACGCCGATCGCGCACGCGCTGGCCTTTCCGGAGCGCGTCGATTCCGGCGTCGCGCCGCTCGACCTCGTGCAGGTCGCGTCGCTGTCGTTCGAGAAACCCGATTACGCACGTTTCCCGTGTCTGGCGCTCGCCATGAAGGCGCTTGCCGAGGGCGGCGTCGCGAGCGCCGCGTTGAACGCGGCGAACGAAGTTGCGGTGGAAGCGTTCCTCGCGCGCAAGATCGGCTTCATGGCGATTGCGCAGATCGTCGACGCCGTGCTGAATGCGCTGCCTAACCGCAGCGCCGGCAGCCTCGACGATGTGCTTGAGGCCGACGCCGCGGCGCGCCGTGCAGCGGCCGGTTTTGTCGCCGGTGCCTACAGTACAGGCGGCACAAGCAGCACCGGTCGCACGGAACGCGTGGCCCAGTGA
- a CDS encoding phosphatidate cytidylyltransferase — translation MLKTRVITAIVLLAVFLPVTLFAPVGAFGALIAFVVVFAAWEWARLLKVGGAGPVVYALVTAAALVASTRLGTGMQLPRPLFQAAGVFWVLAGPFVLLRKPTLAQGAWRLFLFVAGIVAFVACWHALVAARMAGVPFVLSLLLLVWLADIGAYFAGKAFGRRKLAPTISPGKSWEGAIGGWVTVMIVAGVAIALHAFEPTLYSALFAQFGAVRTIATLTVLVAFSVIGDLFESLLKRQAGVKDSSGLLPGHGGVLDRIDALLPVLPLAMLLLPPTLG, via the coding sequence ATGCTAAAGACCCGTGTCATCACGGCGATTGTCCTGCTCGCAGTGTTCCTGCCGGTCACGCTGTTTGCGCCGGTGGGCGCGTTCGGCGCGCTGATCGCCTTCGTCGTCGTGTTCGCCGCGTGGGAATGGGCGCGTCTGCTCAAGGTGGGCGGCGCCGGACCAGTGGTCTATGCGCTCGTGACGGCGGCCGCGCTTGTCGCGAGTACGCGTCTTGGGACCGGCATGCAGTTGCCCCGACCGCTCTTCCAGGCGGCAGGCGTATTCTGGGTGCTGGCCGGGCCGTTCGTGTTGTTACGCAAGCCCACGCTCGCGCAAGGCGCATGGCGTCTGTTTCTGTTCGTCGCGGGGATCGTGGCGTTCGTTGCCTGCTGGCATGCGCTCGTTGCCGCTCGCATGGCCGGCGTACCGTTTGTTCTGTCCCTGCTGCTTTTGGTATGGCTCGCCGACATTGGCGCATACTTCGCGGGGAAAGCGTTTGGTCGCCGTAAGCTTGCTCCCACGATCAGTCCCGGCAAGAGCTGGGAAGGTGCAATCGGCGGCTGGGTGACGGTGATGATCGTGGCCGGCGTGGCGATTGCGCTGCACGCATTCGAACCCACGCTGTATTCCGCGTTGTTCGCGCAGTTCGGTGCAGTACGCACCATCGCGACGTTGACCGTGCTGGTCGCGTTCAGCGTGATCGGCGACCTGTTCGAATCGCTGCTGAAGCGCCAGGCCGGCGTGAAAGATTCAAGTGGCCTGCTGCCGGGACATGGTGGCGTGCTCGACCGCATCGACGCATTGTTGCCGGTGCTGCCGCTCGCCATGCTGCTGTTGCCGCCGACGCTCGGCTAG
- the uppS gene encoding polyprenyl diphosphate synthase, with the protein MTYTSSTVRVPDVAAVPRHIAIIMDGNGRWATQRRLPRVAGHTRGVDAVRATVEACARQGVEYLTLFAFSSENWRRPTDEVSFLMRLFVTALEREVGKLHANGIRLRVVGDLSMFDRRIQDLIRRAETKTARNTRLTLTIAANYGGRWDIMQATRKLAEQSAVAGHAVEVTEESFAEHLAMAYAPEPDLFIRTGGEQRVSNFLLWQLAYTEFYFTDTFWPDFDADALGHAIASYTERERRFGRTSAQLEPQSQNADSLPC; encoded by the coding sequence ATGACCTATACCAGCTCAACCGTGCGCGTGCCTGACGTCGCAGCGGTGCCGCGACATATCGCGATCATCATGGACGGTAACGGCCGCTGGGCGACGCAGCGTCGCCTGCCGCGCGTGGCGGGCCATACGCGCGGCGTCGATGCGGTGCGCGCCACCGTTGAAGCGTGTGCGCGGCAAGGCGTCGAATACCTGACGCTGTTCGCGTTCAGCTCGGAGAACTGGCGGCGTCCTACGGATGAAGTCTCGTTCCTGATGCGCCTCTTCGTCACCGCGCTCGAACGCGAAGTCGGCAAGCTGCATGCGAACGGTATTCGCCTGCGTGTGGTCGGCGACCTGTCGATGTTCGACCGGCGCATCCAGGACCTGATCCGCCGCGCGGAAACCAAGACCGCGCGCAATACGCGTCTCACGCTGACCATCGCGGCGAATTACGGCGGTCGCTGGGACATCATGCAGGCGACGCGCAAGCTCGCCGAGCAATCGGCGGTCGCGGGCCACGCCGTCGAGGTGACCGAGGAATCGTTTGCCGAACATCTGGCGATGGCGTACGCGCCCGAGCCCGACCTGTTCATCCGCACCGGCGGCGAGCAACGCGTCAGCAACTTCCTGCTGTGGCAGCTCGCCTACACCGAGTTCTATTTCACCGATACCTTCTGGCCGGACTTCGACGCCGACGCCCTCGGCCATGCCATCGCTTCCTATACGGAACGCGAGCGCCGCTTCGGCCGCACGAGCGCCCAGCTTGAGCCGCAATCGCAAAACGCCGACTCGCTTCCATGCTAA
- the frr gene encoding ribosome recycling factor yields the protein MSVADVKKGAEQKMLRSIDAFKNDLSKIRTGRAHTGLLDHIQVDYYGSPVPISQVANMTLVDARTIGVQPWEKKMVQVVEKAIRESDLGLNPATSGDQIRVPMPALTEERRRELTKVVKSEAETAKIAVRNLRRDANEQLKKLVKDKDISEDDERRASDDVQKLTDKFVTEIDKLVQTKEAEIMTV from the coding sequence ATGTCTGTAGCTGACGTCAAGAAGGGCGCTGAGCAGAAAATGCTGCGCTCGATCGATGCATTCAAGAACGATCTGTCAAAGATCCGCACGGGCCGTGCGCATACGGGCCTGCTCGATCACATCCAGGTCGATTACTACGGCTCGCCGGTGCCGATCTCGCAGGTCGCGAACATGACGCTCGTGGACGCGCGCACGATCGGCGTGCAGCCGTGGGAAAAGAAGATGGTGCAGGTGGTCGAGAAGGCGATCCGCGAATCGGATCTGGGCCTGAACCCGGCTACCTCGGGCGACCAGATCCGCGTACCGATGCCCGCGCTCACCGAAGAGCGCCGCCGCGAACTGACGAAGGTCGTCAAGAGCGAAGCCGAGACGGCCAAGATCGCGGTGCGCAACCTGCGGCGCGATGCCAACGAGCAACTGAAGAAGCTCGTGAAAGACAAGGATATCTCCGAGGACGACGAGCGCCGCGCCAGCGACGACGTCCAGAAGCTGACGGACAAGTTCGTCACGGAGATCGACAAGCTCGTGCAAACGAAAGAAGCCGAGATCATGACGGTGTGA
- the pyrH gene encoding UMP kinase encodes MPTAYKRVLLKLSGEALMGEDAFGINRATIEGMVADVAEVVRLGTQLAVVIGGGNIFRGVAGGAAGMDRATADYMGMLATMMNALALQDAMRHAGIEARVQSALRMDQVVEPYIRPRAIRQLEEGKVVIFAAGTGNPFFTTDTAAALRGSEIGAEVVLKATKVDGVYSADPKKDPSATRYTTISFDEAIGRNLQVMDATAFALCRDQKLPIRVFSILKPGALKRIVQGEDEGTLVHV; translated from the coding sequence ATGCCCACTGCCTACAAACGCGTTCTCCTCAAACTCTCCGGTGAAGCTCTGATGGGCGAGGATGCTTTCGGCATCAATCGCGCAACGATCGAAGGCATGGTGGCGGACGTGGCCGAGGTAGTGCGGCTGGGCACGCAGCTCGCGGTCGTGATCGGCGGCGGCAATATTTTCCGCGGTGTGGCGGGCGGCGCGGCCGGTATGGACCGTGCGACGGCCGACTACATGGGGATGCTCGCTACCATGATGAACGCGCTCGCGCTGCAGGATGCGATGCGTCACGCGGGCATCGAAGCGCGTGTGCAGTCCGCGCTGCGCATGGACCAGGTGGTCGAGCCGTACATTCGCCCGCGGGCAATACGCCAGCTTGAGGAAGGCAAGGTCGTGATCTTCGCGGCCGGTACCGGCAACCCGTTTTTCACGACCGACACCGCAGCGGCTTTGCGCGGTTCGGAAATCGGCGCGGAAGTCGTGCTGAAGGCGACCAAGGTCGATGGCGTCTATTCGGCTGATCCGAAGAAAGACCCGAGCGCGACGCGCTACACGACGATCAGCTTCGACGAAGCGATCGGCCGCAACCTGCAGGTGATGGACGCGACGGCCTTTGCGCTGTGCCGCGACCAGAAGCTGCCGATCCGCGTGTTCTCGATTCTCAAGCCGGGCGCGCTCAAACGTATCGTGCAGGGCGAGGACGAGGGCACCCTCGTCCACGTGTAA
- the tsf gene encoding translation elongation factor Ts: protein MAAITASMVAELRAKTDAPMMECKKALTEADGDMERAEELLRVKLGNKASKAASRVTAEGVIASFLGDNAGAIVELNCETDFVSKNDDFLAFSKTVAELIAKQNPADVAALAALPLDGQTVDAVRLALVGKIGENLSIRRFARFATSNKLAAYLHGTRIGVLVEYTGADEQVGKDVAMHIAAMKPVSLSADEVPADLIAKERSIAEQKAAESGKPAEIVAKMVDGSVQKYLKEVSLLNQPFVKNDKQTIEQMLKAGGASVQKFALFVVGEGIEKRQDDFAAEVAAQVAAAKQQ from the coding sequence ATGGCGGCAATTACCGCAAGCATGGTTGCAGAACTGCGCGCGAAGACCGATGCGCCGATGATGGAATGCAAGAAGGCGCTGACGGAAGCTGACGGCGATATGGAACGTGCCGAAGAACTGCTGCGTGTGAAGCTCGGCAACAAGGCGAGCAAGGCAGCATCGCGCGTGACGGCAGAAGGCGTGATCGCCTCGTTCCTCGGCGACAACGCGGGCGCGATCGTCGAACTGAACTGCGAAACCGACTTCGTTTCGAAGAACGATGATTTCCTCGCGTTCTCGAAGACTGTCGCTGAACTGATCGCGAAGCAAAACCCGGCTGACGTGGCTGCGCTCGCCGCGCTGCCGCTCGACGGCCAGACCGTCGACGCCGTGCGCCTCGCACTAGTCGGCAAGATCGGTGAAAACCTGTCGATCCGCCGTTTCGCGCGCTTCGCAACGTCGAACAAGCTGGCAGCGTACCTGCACGGCACGCGTATCGGCGTGCTGGTCGAGTACACCGGCGCGGACGAGCAGGTCGGCAAGGACGTCGCGATGCACATCGCCGCGATGAAGCCGGTTTCGCTGTCGGCCGACGAAGTGCCGGCGGACCTGATCGCGAAGGAACGCAGCATCGCAGAACAGAAGGCCGCCGAATCCGGCAAGCCGGCTGAAATCGTCGCGAAGATGGTCGACGGCAGCGTGCAGAAGTATCTGAAGGAAGTCTCGCTGCTGAACCAGCCGTTCGTGAAGAACGACAAACAGACAATCGAGCAGATGCTGAAGGCTGGCGGCGCGTCGGTGCAGAAGTTCGCACTGTTCGTGGTCGGCGAGGGCATCGAGAAGCGCCAGGACGATTTCGCTGCCGAAGTGGCCGCGCAAGTGGCTGCTGCAAAGCAACAGTAA
- the rpsB gene encoding 30S ribosomal protein S2, whose translation MAVTMRQMLEAGVHFGHQTRFWNPKMAPFIFGHRNKIHIINLEKTLPMYNDALKYVRQLAANRGTILFVGTKRQSRDTMAEEALRAGMPYVNARWLGGMLTNFKTLKVSIKRLKDMEAAVESGETERMSKKEALLFEREIQKLQKSIGGVKDMGGIPDAIFVVDVGYHKIAVTEANKLGVPVIAVVDTNHSPEGIDYVIPGNDDASKAVALYTAGVADAILEGRANSVNEVVQAARGDDGDEFVEVNAEA comes from the coding sequence ATGGCAGTCACCATGCGTCAAATGCTGGAAGCCGGTGTCCACTTTGGTCACCAGACGCGCTTCTGGAACCCCAAAATGGCCCCGTTCATTTTCGGCCATCGCAACAAGATTCACATCATCAACCTCGAAAAGACGCTGCCGATGTACAACGACGCGCTGAAGTACGTGCGTCAACTGGCAGCGAACCGCGGCACGATCCTGTTCGTCGGTACGAAGCGTCAATCGCGCGACACGATGGCTGAAGAAGCGCTGCGCGCTGGTATGCCGTATGTCAACGCACGCTGGCTCGGCGGCATGCTGACCAACTTCAAGACGCTGAAAGTATCGATCAAGCGCCTGAAGGACATGGAAGCGGCTGTCGAATCCGGCGAAACCGAACGCATGAGCAAGAAGGAAGCGCTGCTGTTCGAACGCGAAATCCAGAAGCTGCAAAAGTCGATCGGCGGCGTGAAGGACATGGGCGGCATTCCGGACGCGATCTTCGTGGTCGACGTCGGTTACCACAAGATTGCCGTTACCGAAGCGAACAAGCTCGGTGTGCCGGTCATCGCAGTGGTCGACACGAACCACTCGCCGGAAGGCATCGACTACGTGATCCCGGGTAACGACGACGCCAGCAAGGCTGTTGCCCTGTACACGGCAGGCGTGGCCGACGCGATCCTCGAAGGCCGTGCGAACTCGGTCAACGAAGTGGTCCAGGCCGCACGCGGCGACGACGGCGACGAGTTCGTCGAGGTCAACGCGGAAGCGTAA
- the map gene encoding type I methionyl aminopeptidase, producing the protein MAITIKNEHDIAQMRVACRLGSEVLDYITPFVKPGITTGELDRLCHEYMLNVQGTVPAPLNYQPPGYPPYPKATCISVNDVICHGIPGEKTLKNGDALNIDITVIKNGYFGDTSRMFIVGEGSILAKRLVQTTFECMWLGIEQVRPGAHLGDIGYAIQRHAEAQGYSVVREYCGHGIGTVFHEDPQILHYGRPGTGLELQTGMIFTIEPMINAGRRDIRTMPDQWTVKTKDRSLSAQWEHTILVTETGHDVLTVSAGTPARPALSAATA; encoded by the coding sequence ATGGCTATTACGATCAAAAACGAACACGATATCGCGCAAATGCGCGTTGCATGCCGCCTCGGGAGCGAGGTGCTCGACTACATCACGCCTTTCGTCAAGCCCGGCATCACGACCGGCGAACTCGACCGGCTGTGCCACGAATACATGCTGAACGTACAGGGTACGGTGCCCGCCCCGCTCAACTATCAGCCGCCGGGCTACCCGCCGTACCCGAAAGCCACCTGCATTTCCGTCAACGACGTGATCTGCCACGGCATCCCAGGCGAGAAGACGCTCAAGAACGGCGACGCGCTGAACATCGACATCACGGTGATCAAGAACGGTTATTTCGGCGATACCAGCCGGATGTTCATCGTCGGTGAAGGGTCGATTCTCGCGAAGCGGCTTGTCCAGACCACCTTCGAATGCATGTGGCTCGGCATCGAGCAGGTGCGCCCGGGCGCGCATCTCGGCGACATCGGCTACGCGATCCAGCGGCACGCGGAGGCGCAGGGCTATAGCGTGGTGCGCGAGTACTGCGGCCACGGCATCGGCACTGTGTTCCACGAAGATCCGCAAATCCTGCACTACGGCCGCCCCGGCACGGGCCTCGAATTGCAGACCGGCATGATCTTCACGATCGAACCGATGATCAACGCCGGCCGCCGCGATATCCGCACCATGCCCGACCAGTGGACCGTCAAGACCAAAGACCGCAGCCTGTCCGCACAGTGGGAGCACACCATCCTCGTCACGGAAACGGGGCACGACGTGCTGACCGTCTCCGCCGGTACGCCCGCCCGGCCGGCGCTCAGCGCCGCTACCGCCTGA